In Scophthalmus maximus strain ysfricsl-2021 chromosome 5, ASM2237912v1, whole genome shotgun sequence, a single window of DNA contains:
- the hfm1 gene encoding probable ATP-dependent DNA helicase HFM1 isoform X1: MLDSSDCSLSLDNLFFEKPIVHKVKPLHQVASPWHLETPPSLSQIPASHDVQEETESLSTLYSFSQKPVPASQSLPPFRASAGLRVLSKINSSHGFNHDEKKIEETQCGSHSYSLSRCVGLWGGEGFRDYSQGACQSGRGGDETLHDSGHAAVSGRCLSLDYSKSPLLRRSLFKVQVSNSGGDSSHTDNLCSSSSSSSQTAPRSQTFLSQVTMATGPPPLQPPRATVCQAAPPFPPEPPFSPPLMGSSAASGRPPQQATCSRMTDKGTKRAFVPPMTPRPLCIQGSSGSEVLRPVSEIPSKFRSVFNEFPFFNYVQSKALDDVLYTGKNFVACAPTGSGKTVLFELAIIRLLMESAEPWRDVKAVYIAPIKALCSQCFESWKKKFGPLGLICKELTGDTEIDDFFEIQDSHIILTTPEKWDSMTRKWKDNCLLQLVRLFLIDEVHVVKDTTRGATLEVVVSRMKAIHTYRTAQNPEAGLSMRFVAVSATIPNIPDIADWLSNESGPATYLDMDESHRPVKLRKVVLGFPCNQNQTEFKFDLSLNYKIANIIQTYSDQKPALVFCSTRKGVQQSAAVLAKDARFIISIEHKERLLKYANSILDSKLRDLVMLGVGYHHAGVVLSDRKLIEEAFTRGDLPVLFTTRTLAMGVNLPAHLVVIKSTMQYVGGSCEEYSDADLLQMIGRAGRPQFDTSATAVIMTKFQTRDKYMNLMNGMEIIESSLHGHLVEHLNAEIVLQTISDVNMALDWIRSTFLYIRALKNPIHYGFSADLDRYGIEAKLQALCLKNLTSLSSIGLIDMDEDINIKPTEAGRLMARYCVAFDTMTQFCKVAGTENLSDLIVLLSKSREFSDIQLRMNEKRPLNTLNRDKNRVTIRFPIEGKIKTSEMKVNCLIQAQLGSISIQEFGLTQDTARIFRNGMRISKCLSEFLSQRSKTGFSALLNTLILAKCLRSKLWENSPYVSKQLEKIGQTLSTAMVNAGLTTLSKIEQTNAREIELIINRHPPFGNQIRESVIHLPKYEVTLEQLPRYNCAMAEIVVKVNLKNQAQLLSRRTTPDHHYVSLVIGDSDNNVVFLQKLTDLVLLRCGSWSKKIEVAKASKGEEISVNLISSEYVGFDIQQKFNVYFSGARRFGTDNPCNVAYDPTGQKPQHSALKPQSPDQATPQQENATSVTDQDSGNKRQCNHFCKNKDLCGHDCCKVGVTVARKRSANQDSSFSSHLRELRSRCDSLEQTPVKRLKMKMSEQSVSANMQEFAYKPKERLPTVSWFGINPDGASERRQTETMDLTGEDCTRLTDDFYSDYIDGVGDMQSMMEETVQTPAAAHAHYQSIGSSVWMKPETSGWSQNPERHLNKINTTTSADSKRRSTAVTNQGSCCETASSSLIPTVTFDLGNEWDDWGDFDEENLVHASETSIASCTVNAKPQIQQSVQYNMPGFAATSAALFLSPSQVKPYMTTARTPLRSISQNLIRKPGPSVRPQDRVTLHCNKKRPSIFSEEIKVTTPENIQRQKHVAPTTRRFDFFSTARAPANTKQSVNKSINSKEEETFLGIFDGIF; this comes from the exons ATGTTGGACTCCAGTGATTGCTCCTTGTCCCTGGACAATCTGTTTTTTGAGAAGCCCATTGTCCACAAAGT AAAGCCACTGCACCAGGTGGCAAGTCCATGGCACCTGGAAAcgcctccatctctttctcagATTCCAGCCTCTCATGATgtgcaggaggagacagagtCACTCTCTACcctataca GTTTCTCACAGAAACCCGTTCCTGCCTCGCAGTCCCTTCCTCCTTTCAGAGCTTCAGCTGGCCTTAGAGTCTTATCAAAAATCAACAGTTCTCATGGTTTTAACCATGACGAGAAAAAGATTGAGGAGACTCAGTGTGGCAGCCACAGTTACAGCCTCAGCAGATGTGTTGGCCTTTGGGGAGGTGAAGGGTTCAGGGATTACTCTCAGGGTGCCTGTCAGAGTGGCAGAGGTGGAGATGAAACGCTGCACGACTCTGGTCATGCGGCCGTCAGCGGGAGGTGTTTGTCTCTGGACTACAGCAAAAGCCCACTTCTACGGAGAAG CTTGTTCAAGGTTCAGGTGTCGAACAGTGGAGGTGACtcgtcacacacagacaacctctgtagcagcagcagcagcagcagccagacagCTCCCAGATCTCAAACTTTTCTCAGTCAGGTTACCATGGCGACaggacctcctcctcttcagccgCCACGGGCGACAGTTTGCCAGGCagctcctccttttcccccagAGCCCCCCTTTTCACCCCCTCTCATGGGCTCATCTGCAGCGAGTGGCCGACCCCCACAGCAGGCGACATGCTCAAGGATGACGGACAAGGGCACAAAGAGAGCCTTCGTTCCGCCCATGACGCCTAGGCCGCTCTGTATACAAG GTTCTTCTGGGTCTGAAGTTCTGCGACCGGTTTCTGAAATCC CATCTAAGTTCAGATCCGTCTTCAACGAGTTCCCGTTTTTCAACTACGTTCAGTCCAAAGCGCTGGATGAT gtTCTTTACACGGGTAAGAACTTTGTGGCATGTGCTCCCACTGGATCTGGTAAAACAGTGCTGTTTGAGCTGGCCATCATTCGCCTTCTAATGGAGTCAGCAGAACCCTGGAGAGACGTGAAAGCTGTTTACA TTGCACCCATCAAAGCTCTGTGCAGTCAGTGCTTCGAGAGCTGGAAGAAGAAGTTTGGTCCTCTGGGGCTGATCTGTAAGGAGCTGACTGGCGACACAGAGATTGATGACTTCTTTGAGATTCAGGACTCACACATCATCCTGACCACGCCG GAAAAATGGGACAGCATGACAAGAAAGTGGAAGGACAACTGTCTGCTGCAGCTCGTCAGGCTCTTCCTGATCGACgag GTACATGTGGTGAAAGATACAACCCGTGGTGCCACCCTGGAAGTGGTTGTGAGCAGGATGAAGGCCATCCACACCTACAGGACAGCACAGAATCCTGAGGCAGGTCTCTCGATGAGGTTTGTGGCTGTATCAGCCACCATACCCAACATCCCTGAT ATAGCAGACTGGCTTTCTAATGAGAGTGGTCCAGCCACATACCTGGATATGGATGAGAGCCATCGTCCAGTGAAGCTGAGGAAGGTGGTGCTGGGATTCCCCTGCAACCAAAACCAAACCGAGTTTAAGTTTGATCTGTCACTCAACTACAAGATAGCCAACATCATACAGACGTACTCGGACCAGAAGCCTGCTTTAGTG ttttgctCCACCAGGAAAGGAGTCCAGCAGTCAGCTGCAGTTCTGGCCAAGGATGCTCGGTTCATCATTAGCATCGAGCACAAGGAGAG GTTGCTTAAGTATGCAAACTCCATTCTGGATTCAAAACTGAGAG ATCTGGTAATGTTAGGAGTTGGTTACCACCATGCAGGAGTGGTCctgtcagacaggaagttgATAGAAGAGGCCTTCACTCGGGGAGACCTGCCTGTCCTCT TTACCACTCGGACTCTGGCCATGGGGGTGAACCTGCCAGCTCATCTGGTTGTGATTAAGTCCACTATGCAGTATGTTGGGGGCTCATGTGAAGAGTACAGCGACGCTGACTTGCTGCAGATGATAGGTCGAGCTGGACGACCACAG TTTGACACATCAGCGACTGCTGTGATCATGACCAAGTTTCAAACCAGAGACAAGTATATGAACCTCATGAATGGGATGGAGATCATTGAGAGCAG CTTACACGGCCACCTGGTGGAGCACCTGAATGCTGAGATTGTGCTCCAAACCATCAGCGATGTCAACATGGCTCTTGACTGGATACGCTCCACCTTCCTCTACATCAGAGCCCTCAAGAATCCCATACACTACG GGTTCTCTGCTGACTTAGACAGATACGGAATCGAAGCAAAATTGCAAG CTCTGTGTCTGAAGAACCTAacctctctgtcctccatcGGTCTGATCGACATGGATGAAGATATCAACATTAAACCAACAG AGGCTGGCAGGTTGATGGCCAGGTACTGTGTTGCCTTTGACACCATGACACAGTTCTGTAAAGTGGCCGGCACTGAGAACTTGTCTGACCTG ATCGTGTTGTTGTCGAAGAGCAGAGAGTTCAGTGACATTCAGTTGAGGATGAATGAGAAGAGACCCCTGAACACTTTGAACAGGGACAAGAACAGGGTCACCATCAG GTTTCCCATCGAGGGAAAGATCAAAACCAGTGAGATGAAAGTGAACTG CCTGATTCAGGCTCAGCTAGGTTCCATCTCGATTCAAGAGTTTGGACTTACACAGGACACAGCAAGGATCTTCAGGAATGGGATGCGCATCAGCAAAT GTCTGTCAGAGTTCCTGAGCCAGCGTTCCAAGACGggtttctctgctctgctcaacACACTGATTCTGGCTAAGTGCCTTAGATCAAAGCTGTGGGAGAACTCGCCCTATGTTTCCAAACAGCTGGAGAAGATAG gccAGACTCTGTCAACTGCCATGGTGAATGCTGGACTCACCACTTTGAGCAAAATAGAGCAAACCAATGCTAGAGAGATTGAGCTG ATTATCAACAGACATCCACCATTTGGAAACCAAATCAGAGAATCTGTCATACACCTCCCGAAGTATGAAGTCACTTTGGAGCAG CTTCCCAGGTATAACTGCGCGATGGCAGAGATCGTGGTGAAGGTGAACCTAAAAAACCAAGCACAGCTGCTGTCCAGAAGAACGACTCCAGACCACCACTATGTCTCCCTGGTCATCGGAGACTCTGACAACAATGTGGTCTTCCTTCAGAAACTTAC tgacTTAGTGCTGTTGAGGTGTGGTAGCTGGTCGAAGAAGATTGAGGTGGCGAAGGCCTCGAaaggagaggagatcagtgtcAATCTCATCAGCTCAGAATATG TGGGCTTTGACATCCAGCAAAAGTTCAATGTGTACTTCTCTGGAGCCAGGAGGTTTGGTACCGATAATCCATGCAACGTAGCGTATGATCCTACTGGACAGAAACCACAGCACTCGGCACTGAAACCACAGTCTCCAGATCAGGCTACACCTCAGCAGGAAAATGCCACGTCTGTGACAGACCAAG ATTCAGGCAACAAGAGACAGTGCAACCACTTCTGCAAGAATAAGGATCTCTGTGGCCACGACTGCT GTAAAGTAGGAGTAACTGTGGCAAGGAAGAGGTCAGCAAATCAAGATTCAAGTTTCTCTTCTCATTTGAGAGAACTGAGGAGCAGGTGTGACTCACTGGAACAGACTCCTGTCAAACGGCTTAAG ATGAAAATGAGTGAGCAGTCTGTGTCTGCCAACATGCAGGAGTTTGCTTACAAACCCAAAGAGAGGCTTCCTACTGTTTCCTG GTTTGGGATAAACCCCGATGGAGCTTCAGAGAGGCGTCAAACTGAGACTATGGATCTGACAGGAGAAGACTGCACTCGACTCACAGACGATTTTTACAGTG ATTATATCGATGGTGTTGGGGACATGCAGAGTATGATGGAAGAGACTGTCCAAACCCCTGCAGCAGCTCATGCTCACTATCAAAGTATCG GTTCCTCCGTGTGGATGAAACCAGAAACAAGTGGCTGGAGTCAGAACCCCGAACGGCATTTAAACAAGATCAATACAACCACCTCAGCGGACTCAAAGAGGAGGAGCACCGCAGTGACAAACCAGGGCTCTTGCTGTGAAACTGCTTCATCGTCACTCATACCAACAGTCACCTTCGACCTTGGAAATGAATGGGATGACTGGGGCGACTTTGATGAAGAGAACTTGGTGCACGCCAGCGAGACGTCAATTGCCTCGTGCACGGTTAATGCAAAACCTCAAATCCAGCAGTCTGTCCAGTACAACATGCCAG gCTTTGCTGCTACATCAGCGGCACTGTTCCTCAGTCCCTCACAAGTTAAACCCTACATGACCACTGCCAGGACACCACTGAG gtcaatttcacaaaatctaATCAGAAAACCAGGTCCCTCAGTCAGACCACAGGATAGAGTCACACTCCACTGTAATAAAAAG AGACCAAGCATCTTCAGTGAAGAGATCAAAGTTACAACACCAGAGAACATCCAGAGACAGAAGCACGTGGCCCCGACGACCAGAAGGTTTGATTTCTTCTCCACAGCGAGAGCCCCAGCAAACACCAAGCAAAGTGTCAACAAAAG CATCAAcagcaaagaggaagaaactTTCCTTGGGATATTTGATGGAATATTTTAG
- the hfm1 gene encoding probable ATP-dependent DNA helicase HFM1 isoform X3 yields the protein MLDSSDCSLSLDNLFFEKPIVHKVKPLHQVASPWHLETPPSLSQIPASHDVQEETESLSTLYSFSQKPVPASQSLPPFRASAGLRVLSKINSSHGFNHDEKKIEETQCGSHSYSLSRCVGLWGGEGFRDYSQGACQSGRGGDETLHDSGHAAVSGRCLSLDYSKSPLLRRSLFKVQVSNSGGDSSHTDNLCSSSSSSSQTAPRSQTFLSQVTMATGPPPLQPPRATVCQAAPPFPPEPPFSPPLMGSSAASGRPPQQATCSRMTDKGTKRAFVPPMTPRPLCIQGSSGSEVLRPVSEIPSKFRSVFNEFPFFNYVQSKALDDVLYTGKNFVACAPTGSGKTVLFELAIIRLLMESAEPWRDVKAVYIAPIKALCSQCFESWKKKFGPLGLICKELTGDTEIDDFFEIQDSHIILTTPEKWDSMTRKWKDNCLLQLVRLFLIDEVHVVKDTTRGATLEVVVSRMKAIHTYRTAQNPEAGLSMRFVAVSATIPNIPDIADWLSNESGPATYLDMDESHRPVKLRKVVLGFPCNQNQTEFKFDLSLNYKIANIIQTYSDQKPALVFCSTRKGVQQSAAVLAKDARFIISIEHKERLLKYANSILDSKLRDLVMLGVGYHHAGVVLSDRKLIEEAFTRGDLPVLFTTRTLAMGVNLPAHLVVIKSTMQYVGGSCEEYSDADLLQMIGRAGRPQFDTSATAVIMTKFQTRDKYMNLMNGMEIIESSLHGHLVEHLNAEIVLQTISDVNMALDWIRSTFLYIRALKNPIHYGFSADLDRYGIEAKLQALCLKNLTSLSSIGLIDMDEDINIKPTEAGRLMARYCVAFDTMTQFCKVAGTENLSDLIVLLSKSREFSDIQLRMNEKRPLNTLNRDKNRVTIRFPIEGKIKTSEMKVNCLIQAQLGSISIQEFGLTQDTARIFRNGMRISKCLSEFLSQRSKTGFSALLNTLILAKCLRSKLWENSPYVSKQLEKIGQTLSTAMVNAGLTTLSKIEQTNAREIELIINRHPPFGNQIRESVIHLPKYEVTLEQLPRYNCAMAEIVVKVNLKNQAQLLSRRTTPDHHYVSLVIGDSDNNVVFLQKLTDLVLLRCGSWSKKIEVAKASKGEEISVNLISSEYVGFDIQQKFNVYFSGARRFGTDNPCNVAYDPTGQKPQHSALKPQSPDQATPQQENATSVTDQGKVGVTVARKRSANQDSSFSSHLRELRSRCDSLEQTPVKRLKMKMSEQSVSANMQEFAYKPKERLPTVSWFGINPDGASERRQTETMDLTGEDCTRLTDDFYSDYIDGVGDMQSMMEETVQTPAAAHAHYQSIGSSVWMKPETSGWSQNPERHLNKINTTTSADSKRRSTAVTNQGSCCETASSSLIPTVTFDLGNEWDDWGDFDEENLVHASETSIASCTVNAKPQIQQSVQYNMPGFAATSAALFLSPSQVKPYMTTARTPLRSISQNLIRKPGPSVRPQDRVTLHCNKKRPSIFSEEIKVTTPENIQRQKHVAPTTRRFDFFSTARAPANTKQSVNKSINSKEEETFLGIFDGIF from the exons ATGTTGGACTCCAGTGATTGCTCCTTGTCCCTGGACAATCTGTTTTTTGAGAAGCCCATTGTCCACAAAGT AAAGCCACTGCACCAGGTGGCAAGTCCATGGCACCTGGAAAcgcctccatctctttctcagATTCCAGCCTCTCATGATgtgcaggaggagacagagtCACTCTCTACcctataca GTTTCTCACAGAAACCCGTTCCTGCCTCGCAGTCCCTTCCTCCTTTCAGAGCTTCAGCTGGCCTTAGAGTCTTATCAAAAATCAACAGTTCTCATGGTTTTAACCATGACGAGAAAAAGATTGAGGAGACTCAGTGTGGCAGCCACAGTTACAGCCTCAGCAGATGTGTTGGCCTTTGGGGAGGTGAAGGGTTCAGGGATTACTCTCAGGGTGCCTGTCAGAGTGGCAGAGGTGGAGATGAAACGCTGCACGACTCTGGTCATGCGGCCGTCAGCGGGAGGTGTTTGTCTCTGGACTACAGCAAAAGCCCACTTCTACGGAGAAG CTTGTTCAAGGTTCAGGTGTCGAACAGTGGAGGTGACtcgtcacacacagacaacctctgtagcagcagcagcagcagcagccagacagCTCCCAGATCTCAAACTTTTCTCAGTCAGGTTACCATGGCGACaggacctcctcctcttcagccgCCACGGGCGACAGTTTGCCAGGCagctcctccttttcccccagAGCCCCCCTTTTCACCCCCTCTCATGGGCTCATCTGCAGCGAGTGGCCGACCCCCACAGCAGGCGACATGCTCAAGGATGACGGACAAGGGCACAAAGAGAGCCTTCGTTCCGCCCATGACGCCTAGGCCGCTCTGTATACAAG GTTCTTCTGGGTCTGAAGTTCTGCGACCGGTTTCTGAAATCC CATCTAAGTTCAGATCCGTCTTCAACGAGTTCCCGTTTTTCAACTACGTTCAGTCCAAAGCGCTGGATGAT gtTCTTTACACGGGTAAGAACTTTGTGGCATGTGCTCCCACTGGATCTGGTAAAACAGTGCTGTTTGAGCTGGCCATCATTCGCCTTCTAATGGAGTCAGCAGAACCCTGGAGAGACGTGAAAGCTGTTTACA TTGCACCCATCAAAGCTCTGTGCAGTCAGTGCTTCGAGAGCTGGAAGAAGAAGTTTGGTCCTCTGGGGCTGATCTGTAAGGAGCTGACTGGCGACACAGAGATTGATGACTTCTTTGAGATTCAGGACTCACACATCATCCTGACCACGCCG GAAAAATGGGACAGCATGACAAGAAAGTGGAAGGACAACTGTCTGCTGCAGCTCGTCAGGCTCTTCCTGATCGACgag GTACATGTGGTGAAAGATACAACCCGTGGTGCCACCCTGGAAGTGGTTGTGAGCAGGATGAAGGCCATCCACACCTACAGGACAGCACAGAATCCTGAGGCAGGTCTCTCGATGAGGTTTGTGGCTGTATCAGCCACCATACCCAACATCCCTGAT ATAGCAGACTGGCTTTCTAATGAGAGTGGTCCAGCCACATACCTGGATATGGATGAGAGCCATCGTCCAGTGAAGCTGAGGAAGGTGGTGCTGGGATTCCCCTGCAACCAAAACCAAACCGAGTTTAAGTTTGATCTGTCACTCAACTACAAGATAGCCAACATCATACAGACGTACTCGGACCAGAAGCCTGCTTTAGTG ttttgctCCACCAGGAAAGGAGTCCAGCAGTCAGCTGCAGTTCTGGCCAAGGATGCTCGGTTCATCATTAGCATCGAGCACAAGGAGAG GTTGCTTAAGTATGCAAACTCCATTCTGGATTCAAAACTGAGAG ATCTGGTAATGTTAGGAGTTGGTTACCACCATGCAGGAGTGGTCctgtcagacaggaagttgATAGAAGAGGCCTTCACTCGGGGAGACCTGCCTGTCCTCT TTACCACTCGGACTCTGGCCATGGGGGTGAACCTGCCAGCTCATCTGGTTGTGATTAAGTCCACTATGCAGTATGTTGGGGGCTCATGTGAAGAGTACAGCGACGCTGACTTGCTGCAGATGATAGGTCGAGCTGGACGACCACAG TTTGACACATCAGCGACTGCTGTGATCATGACCAAGTTTCAAACCAGAGACAAGTATATGAACCTCATGAATGGGATGGAGATCATTGAGAGCAG CTTACACGGCCACCTGGTGGAGCACCTGAATGCTGAGATTGTGCTCCAAACCATCAGCGATGTCAACATGGCTCTTGACTGGATACGCTCCACCTTCCTCTACATCAGAGCCCTCAAGAATCCCATACACTACG GGTTCTCTGCTGACTTAGACAGATACGGAATCGAAGCAAAATTGCAAG CTCTGTGTCTGAAGAACCTAacctctctgtcctccatcGGTCTGATCGACATGGATGAAGATATCAACATTAAACCAACAG AGGCTGGCAGGTTGATGGCCAGGTACTGTGTTGCCTTTGACACCATGACACAGTTCTGTAAAGTGGCCGGCACTGAGAACTTGTCTGACCTG ATCGTGTTGTTGTCGAAGAGCAGAGAGTTCAGTGACATTCAGTTGAGGATGAATGAGAAGAGACCCCTGAACACTTTGAACAGGGACAAGAACAGGGTCACCATCAG GTTTCCCATCGAGGGAAAGATCAAAACCAGTGAGATGAAAGTGAACTG CCTGATTCAGGCTCAGCTAGGTTCCATCTCGATTCAAGAGTTTGGACTTACACAGGACACAGCAAGGATCTTCAGGAATGGGATGCGCATCAGCAAAT GTCTGTCAGAGTTCCTGAGCCAGCGTTCCAAGACGggtttctctgctctgctcaacACACTGATTCTGGCTAAGTGCCTTAGATCAAAGCTGTGGGAGAACTCGCCCTATGTTTCCAAACAGCTGGAGAAGATAG gccAGACTCTGTCAACTGCCATGGTGAATGCTGGACTCACCACTTTGAGCAAAATAGAGCAAACCAATGCTAGAGAGATTGAGCTG ATTATCAACAGACATCCACCATTTGGAAACCAAATCAGAGAATCTGTCATACACCTCCCGAAGTATGAAGTCACTTTGGAGCAG CTTCCCAGGTATAACTGCGCGATGGCAGAGATCGTGGTGAAGGTGAACCTAAAAAACCAAGCACAGCTGCTGTCCAGAAGAACGACTCCAGACCACCACTATGTCTCCCTGGTCATCGGAGACTCTGACAACAATGTGGTCTTCCTTCAGAAACTTAC tgacTTAGTGCTGTTGAGGTGTGGTAGCTGGTCGAAGAAGATTGAGGTGGCGAAGGCCTCGAaaggagaggagatcagtgtcAATCTCATCAGCTCAGAATATG TGGGCTTTGACATCCAGCAAAAGTTCAATGTGTACTTCTCTGGAGCCAGGAGGTTTGGTACCGATAATCCATGCAACGTAGCGTATGATCCTACTGGACAGAAACCACAGCACTCGGCACTGAAACCACAGTCTCCAGATCAGGCTACACCTCAGCAGGAAAATGCCACGTCTGTGACAGACCAAG GTAAAGTAGGAGTAACTGTGGCAAGGAAGAGGTCAGCAAATCAAGATTCAAGTTTCTCTTCTCATTTGAGAGAACTGAGGAGCAGGTGTGACTCACTGGAACAGACTCCTGTCAAACGGCTTAAG ATGAAAATGAGTGAGCAGTCTGTGTCTGCCAACATGCAGGAGTTTGCTTACAAACCCAAAGAGAGGCTTCCTACTGTTTCCTG GTTTGGGATAAACCCCGATGGAGCTTCAGAGAGGCGTCAAACTGAGACTATGGATCTGACAGGAGAAGACTGCACTCGACTCACAGACGATTTTTACAGTG ATTATATCGATGGTGTTGGGGACATGCAGAGTATGATGGAAGAGACTGTCCAAACCCCTGCAGCAGCTCATGCTCACTATCAAAGTATCG GTTCCTCCGTGTGGATGAAACCAGAAACAAGTGGCTGGAGTCAGAACCCCGAACGGCATTTAAACAAGATCAATACAACCACCTCAGCGGACTCAAAGAGGAGGAGCACCGCAGTGACAAACCAGGGCTCTTGCTGTGAAACTGCTTCATCGTCACTCATACCAACAGTCACCTTCGACCTTGGAAATGAATGGGATGACTGGGGCGACTTTGATGAAGAGAACTTGGTGCACGCCAGCGAGACGTCAATTGCCTCGTGCACGGTTAATGCAAAACCTCAAATCCAGCAGTCTGTCCAGTACAACATGCCAG gCTTTGCTGCTACATCAGCGGCACTGTTCCTCAGTCCCTCACAAGTTAAACCCTACATGACCACTGCCAGGACACCACTGAG gtcaatttcacaaaatctaATCAGAAAACCAGGTCCCTCAGTCAGACCACAGGATAGAGTCACACTCCACTGTAATAAAAAG AGACCAAGCATCTTCAGTGAAGAGATCAAAGTTACAACACCAGAGAACATCCAGAGACAGAAGCACGTGGCCCCGACGACCAGAAGGTTTGATTTCTTCTCCACAGCGAGAGCCCCAGCAAACACCAAGCAAAGTGTCAACAAAAG CATCAAcagcaaagaggaagaaactTTCCTTGGGATATTTGATGGAATATTTTAG